aatgtactgtatgtataatgGCTAATATTTAGCATGATACAAATTGGGGAAAAAATACTGTGAAAAGTCCAGACAattatactgaaccaaaatataaatgcaacatgtaaagtgttgtatggatctgtacacaattcctggaagctaaaaatgtcccagttcttccatgacctgcatactcaccagcatgtttgagatgctctggatcgacgtgtacgactgcgtgttccagttcccgccgtTGAAGTGGAGTGGGAGATTTGTCGGAGATTTGGAGATTTGTCGGAGATTTGGAGATTTGTCGCACTGCATGTGGCAAatggtcacaccaaatactgactggttttctgatctacgcccctactttttttttaaggtatctgtgaccaacagatgcatatctgtattcccagtcatgtgaaatccatagattagggcctaatgaatgtatttcaatggaccgatttccttataaacatcgttgtgtttatatttttgttccgtgtcAAACATTCTAGAAATCATAAAACAACTCTGTAGGTTTGGCGCTGTACTGTCATGGCTACAGAAGCCTATAGCGGGGATCTCCACATTTCATCCCTGCAAGTTATGAGGCCAGAATTTCATAAACGTCACAGTGGAAAAGGtgatatgttgatatgcttctgtttgctgccatatgactggtttcacatttgtctccacaTTTGTTTCCAGCGATCATACGGCTATATTTACAATCCCCCTTATCCAAACAGCTTaatcatttacctagctcttatcagtagctcttatcaatagctcttatcaattagtaaattacagtgcatggataaTGGTGTTATTTCTATTAGGGGGGGAAAGGAAAGTAGATGTTATTCCACTTGGAACAGACAGGTTGCTTGACTTTATTCATCGTGCGTAAAGGTGAATTATGAGGGAATCAAGTCATGGTCAGAATACGGTGTATCTGTAGgacacacctcctccacctcctttgatctccaccccaaacgaatagcgggtgaatagcattatctcatgcttaaattcaaggtcagaaaTATGTGTAGGGaaaaaagtgcataaaaagggaattatgTTCCACTTACCTACAATTTACCTCAGGTCAAAATTCCACCTCTATTAGAATACAGGTGCTGCATTACTCATAAATGTTTTTGACACAGAACCAAAAGGTCTTCTCCTACAGGGACAGCCGAGGCACACTTTATTGTTTTAGTTACCACCTCtgttcatatttcacatgtgaatCCAGCCTTGTCACAATACTGGCAAGTATTCAAACTACTAAccaataaccctaacccctcctaaccttaacccaactgTGAATAGAGTTTAACAGGGCATAAGGGTAAACGGTACTGTCCTTTAAATGTGACGGAATCTCCATCTACCTCCATAGACACATCCGTGTGTGACATCATCCAGCTGTCGGCCATCAGCGGGGAGAGGACATTCAACGTGTACTCTGTTCCTCGTTGCAACATGACGGACGAGGCCTCCAGTGTCACAGGGTTCACCGTCAGGGACCACCGGACCCTGCTCCTACACGGTGAACCGGTGGACACCATCCCCCTCAGGGAGGCCCTCACCTCCTTCATCTCTTTCCTCGGATCCTTCCACGAGCCCCTGCTGGCGGCCCACAATGCCCGGCGCTTCGACTGTCCCGTGCTGGCCAGGGCTCTGAGGAAATGCTCCCTGATGGACGAGTTCCAGGAAGTAGTGTCTGGTTTCCTAGATACTTTCAGGATTAGTAAGGAGATGTTTCCATCCACACGGACCGGGTACTCTCAGAAGTCCTTGGTGAGGGTGTTCCTCAAGAAGACGTACGAGGCTCACAACGCCTTGGAGGATGTCAAGGCCCTGCAGGAGCTCTATCAAAAATGGAGTCCCAGCCAGGAACTGGTGCGCCGTCACACCTTCCCCCTGCAACATGCCTCTAACCCATACACTAGAAGGGCTTACTGATTGAGGGAAGcatctgtaaaaaaatatatttataataatatttTATTACACATGCAGGTTTTTTCAGTGTTTTCACACTGTATTTCCACAGTTACTTATTTCTGATCGAGGGAAGcatctgtaaaaaaaataaacatataaTATTTTATTACACACGCAGGTTTTTTGTGTGCCCTGGTCTTTCCTGTGCATATAGTACTTTTGTGGAGGATCTTGTCCACAGTATAAAAATAAGAAAATGTAACTGTAATATTGTCATGTACAATTTTAGCAAACAATAATCATGTGGTAGCGTgtgtaaaaaattttttttaaacatgcttTATAAAATTGTAATATTTGAAAATGGTTATTAATTAAAGTCTGAAACAGGTTTAGGATTTTTGTTGTCTTCTTGGTTCCACTGTAAACATATATGAAGAACTAtattaacttttaacatggcacacctgttgattgaaatgcattccaggtgactacctcatgaagctggttgagagaatgccaagagtgtgcaaagctgtcatcaatgcaaagggtggctatttgaagaatctcaaatataaaatatattttgatttgtttaacccttttttgattactacatgattccatatgtgttatttcatagttttgatgtcttcactattattctacaatgtagaaaatagtaaaaagtagtgtatatagtgtgtatatttaGTGTATATTTTCAAAGGAaaagctaagaacattaacaacttcGTAGTTAAGAacacttcttagggctaggcccttttttctccacttcctgtctgaatgacgttcccaaagtaaactgcctgtagctcaggccctgaatccAGGATATAGATacaattggtaccattggaaaggaaacactttgaagtttgtagaagtgttaaaataatgtagaagaatataacacaatagatatagtATGAGAAAATCCAAAggaaaaccaaccagaatttttTTTTGAGAGACCAACCTCTTAGAActtcaagagaaaggtcatattgaaaattagctccctggatgcaattcatatggcttccacagggtgtcagcagtctatgttcaaggtttcaggcttatAACTTTAAAaatgaataagaaatatcagtttttgcagaaggacacagtcttggaaattcgtgtttgcgcgCACTATGAAGAcattacgcacctgctaaaatcggtttcctattgaaaaaaaattattttatttatttcacctttatttaaccaggtaggcaagttgagaacaagttctcatttacaattgcgacctggccaagataaagcaaagcagttcgacacatacaacaacacagagttacacatggagtaaaacaaacatacagtcaataatacagtagacaaataagtctatatacaatgtgagcaaatgaggtgagataagggaggtaaaggggaaaaaaggccatggtggcgaagtaaatagaatatagcaagtaaaacactggaatggtagatttgcagtggaagaatgtgcaaagtagagatagaaataatggggtgcaaaggagcaaaataaataaataaatacagtagggggagagcatacttctttccgtaagaaatattatagtttgattacattttagggtatctgaggagtaaatagaaacatattttgacttgttgaaacaaagtttagggctagattttcagattcctttctctgcatgttgaacaagtggattactcaaatcgatggcgccaactaaacagactttttgggatataaagaaggattttatctaacaaaacgacactacatgttatagctgggaacctttggatgacaaatcagagga
This genomic interval from Salvelinus alpinus chromosome 6, SLU_Salpinus.1, whole genome shotgun sequence contains the following:
- the LOC139578123 gene encoding protein PML-like, with protein sequence MQSSLGMGAVSGDTVVFFDLETTGLDTSVCDIIQLSAISGERTFNVYSVPRCNMTDEASSVTGFTVRDHRTLLLHGEPVDTIPLREALTSFISFLGSFHEPLLAAHNARRFDCPVLARALRKCSLMDEFQEVVSGFLDTFRISKEMFPSTRTGYSQKSLVRVFLKKTYEAHNALEDVKALQELYQKWSPSQELVRRHTFPLQHASNPYTRRAY